A genome region from Gouania willdenowi chromosome 9, fGouWil2.1, whole genome shotgun sequence includes the following:
- the LOC114469831 gene encoding flavin reductase (NADPH)-like encodes MKIAVLGATGQTGQFLVNQALQQGHMVTAIVRNPAKLTQLHSNLKVVSADIFSADSLKTHFKGQDVIFSCLGFSTSFFSAVTGYTLSMNAITSAMQQARVNRIITMTSWYTDPNSGTQAPYLVRFLLLPLIRSVLTNMYEMEQFLQKSDDISWTVVRPPGLKNLPASAQEFLTHEGCFVPDGNGYPVGSAVARGDVARFMLSLLNSNSWVKQAVAMTTKL; translated from the exons atgaagatCGCTGTGCTCGGAGCCACCGGGCAGACCGGACAGTTTCTAGTCAACCAGGCGCTGCAGCAGGGTCACATGGTCACGGCCATCGTCAGGAACCCAGCAAAGCTCACCCAGCTCCACAGCAATCTGAAG GTGGTGTCTGCTGACATTTTCTCAGCAGACAGTCTGAAGACTCACTTCAAAGGACAGGACGTCATCTTTTCGTGCCTCGGCTTTTCTACTTCTTTCTTTTCGGCGGTAACGGGCTACACTCTGTCCATGAACGCCATAACCAGCGCCATGCAACAGGCCCGGGTCAACAGGATCATCACCATGACCTCGTGGTACACTGATC CCAATTCTGGGACCCAGGCTCCGTACCTGGTTCGGTTCCTCCTTTTGCCGTTAATCCGAAGTGTCCTCACCAACATGTATGAAATGGAACAGTTCCTGCAGAAGTCGGACGACATCAGCTGGACTGTGGTTCGCCCTCCTGGCCTCAAGAACCTGCCAGCCTCTG CTCAAGAGTTCCTGACCCATGAAGGATGCTTTGTTCCTGACGGCAATGGTTATCCAGTAGGCAGCGCCGTAGCCAGAGGAGACGTGGCTCGCTTCATGCTCTCTCTGCTCAACAGCAACTCTTGGGTTAAACAGGCAGTCGCCATGACAACAAAATTGTAA